From Pigmentibacter ruber, a single genomic window includes:
- the sufB gene encoding Fe-S cluster assembly protein SufB, translated as MSEQDPNLEAKSQLNILDDYKYGFHVKENYVFKGAKSDKGLTKEIVTEISKFKNEPDWMLEFRLNALNIFHEKPMPTWGDTKALNEIDFTNIHYFVRPTERVGTSWDEVPTEIKDTFDRLGIPEAERKFLAGVSAQFESEVVYHSMQKQLEEKGVLFFDMDTGLRLYPDIVKKYFGSVIPSHDNKFAALNSAVWSGGSFIYVPKGVHVDIPLQAYFRINTENMGQFERTLIIADEGSSVHYIEGCTAPVYRSDSLHSAVVELIAMKGAKIRYTTIQNWSKNIFNLVTKRAYAYEDALVEWVDGNIGSKLTMKYPAVYLMGPRARGEILSVAFGGKGMHQDAGAKIIHAAPNTTSVITSKSISKDGGCTTYRGLVKIPKGIVGCKSKVQCDALLMDEKSSSVTYPTMEIEEQIGTEVGHEASVSRVSDEQIYYLTSRGFSERQATLMVVNGFIEAFVKELPMEYAVELNRLIEIEFEGVG; from the coding sequence ATGAGCGAACAAGATCCAAATTTAGAAGCTAAATCTCAGTTAAATATTCTTGATGATTACAAATATGGATTTCATGTTAAAGAAAATTATGTATTTAAAGGTGCTAAATCAGATAAAGGCTTAACTAAAGAAATTGTAACTGAAATTTCTAAGTTTAAAAATGAACCTGATTGGATGTTAGAATTTAGATTAAATGCCCTTAATATTTTCCATGAAAAACCAATGCCTACTTGGGGTGACACCAAAGCTCTGAATGAAATTGATTTTACAAATATTCACTACTTCGTTAGGCCTACTGAGAGAGTTGGAACCAGTTGGGATGAAGTACCTACTGAAATTAAAGACACATTTGACCGTCTAGGAATTCCAGAAGCAGAACGAAAGTTTTTGGCAGGAGTTTCTGCACAGTTTGAATCAGAAGTTGTTTATCATAGCATGCAAAAACAACTGGAAGAAAAAGGCGTACTTTTCTTTGATATGGATACAGGTCTCAGACTTTATCCAGATATAGTTAAGAAATATTTTGGGTCTGTTATTCCATCACATGATAATAAATTTGCGGCATTAAACTCAGCAGTTTGGAGTGGTGGTAGTTTTATTTATGTACCAAAAGGGGTACATGTAGATATCCCATTACAAGCATATTTTAGAATTAATACTGAAAATATGGGACAGTTTGAAAGAACTTTAATAATCGCTGATGAAGGTTCCTCAGTGCATTATATTGAAGGTTGCACTGCTCCTGTTTATCGTTCTGATTCATTGCATTCCGCGGTAGTAGAATTAATCGCAATGAAGGGTGCAAAAATTCGTTATACAACAATACAAAATTGGTCAAAAAATATTTTTAATTTGGTGACTAAAAGAGCTTATGCTTATGAAGATGCGTTGGTCGAATGGGTTGATGGAAATATTGGTTCTAAGTTAACAATGAAATATCCTGCAGTTTACTTAATGGGACCTCGAGCAAGAGGTGAAATTTTATCTGTTGCTTTTGGTGGTAAAGGAATGCATCAGGATGCTGGAGCAAAAATTATTCACGCAGCGCCTAACACTACAAGTGTAATTACTTCAAAATCTATTTCAAAAGATGGTGGATGTACAACTTACCGAGGACTTGTAAAAATACCGAAAGGTATTGTTGGTTGTAAAAGTAAAGTGCAATGTGATGCTTTGCTAATGGATGAAAAATCTTCTTCTGTAACATATCCAACTATGGAAATTGAAGAGCAAATTGGTACAGAAGTGGGGCACGAAGCAAGTGTAAGTCGTGTCAGTGATGAACAAATTTATTATTTAACAAGCCGTGGTTTTTCTGAACGTCAAGCTACTTTAATGGTTGTAAATGGATTTATTGAAGCTTTTGTTAAGGAACTACCTATGGAATATGCAGTTGAATTAAATCGATTGATTGAAATTGAATTCGAAGGAGTAGGTTAA
- a CDS encoding SufB/SufD family protein, whose protein sequence is MTLDYFEGKKLSLCPTYPEESWRKTNPEIFFLPEDEVLNFEGNNTLENLQNHFLPWKVAFRSASLLTDKINDLTLFLGTNSIETIKNELSRIVFVEIFNGKVEIYSADSLKSIIEYSSKPAEIESIAPNSDIGFALASRLKASSPHEFCISINNTSCNEVPLLIVKNNTSPDFSQSYSAIKIEVDKRSKADLLLIDGRAQFNYHRHTLVIHEHGIVNQFWLQYSSIEMNKSVSLYERLVKLSENATLNDAQIFLPEGNSRVTSNILFKGEKAQANSGGTVVSLKGKFDYEPIQHHKKPQCQSTLNLKMILASRARSVFQGLVKIDKNAGKTKAVQLNKNLLLSKQARVDASPRLEILPNDVVCKHGSATGEVDQKQLYYMATRGFSPAEAKKLIIHSFARETLNNLSEASVLLPIAEATLEHVLVNTIDKV, encoded by the coding sequence ATGACATTAGATTATTTTGAAGGAAAAAAATTATCTTTGTGTCCAACTTACCCTGAAGAAAGTTGGCGAAAAACTAACCCTGAAATATTCTTTTTACCAGAGGATGAAGTCTTAAATTTTGAAGGCAATAATACTTTAGAAAATTTGCAAAATCATTTTCTTCCTTGGAAAGTAGCTTTTAGAAGTGCTAGTTTATTAACAGATAAAATAAATGATTTGACATTATTTTTAGGTACTAACAGTATAGAAACCATCAAAAATGAACTCTCTAGAATTGTTTTTGTTGAAATATTTAATGGTAAAGTTGAAATATATTCGGCAGATTCTTTGAAATCTATAATAGAATATTCTTCTAAACCAGCAGAAATTGAGTCTATAGCTCCTAATAGTGATATTGGTTTCGCTTTAGCAAGTCGATTGAAAGCTTCTTCTCCCCATGAATTTTGTATTTCAATAAATAATACTAGCTGTAATGAAGTTCCTTTATTAATCGTTAAAAATAATACTTCTCCTGATTTTTCTCAGTCTTATTCAGCAATAAAAATTGAAGTAGACAAAAGAAGCAAAGCAGATTTATTATTAATTGATGGGCGAGCGCAATTTAATTATCATAGACATACTTTAGTTATTCATGAGCATGGTATTGTAAATCAGTTTTGGTTACAATATTCCAGTATAGAAATGAATAAGTCGGTTTCATTATATGAACGGTTAGTAAAGTTATCAGAAAATGCAACATTAAATGATGCCCAAATATTTTTGCCTGAAGGAAATTCTAGAGTAACATCAAATATTCTTTTTAAAGGCGAAAAAGCTCAAGCAAATTCTGGTGGAACAGTTGTTTCACTGAAAGGAAAATTTGATTATGAGCCCATTCAGCACCATAAAAAACCCCAATGTCAATCAACATTAAATTTAAAAATGATTTTAGCCTCCAGAGCAAGAAGTGTATTTCAAGGTTTAGTTAAGATTGATAAAAATGCTGGAAAAACGAAGGCTGTTCAATTAAATAAAAATCTTTTGCTTAGTAAACAAGCTAGAGTTGATGCTTCACCAAGATTAGAAATCTTACCAAATGATGTGGTTTGTAAGCATGGTAGTGCTACTGGGGAAGTTGATCAAAAACAATTATATTATATGGCTACCCGAGGTTTTTCTCCTGCTGAAGCAAAAAAGCTTATCATCCATAGTTTTGCTAGAGAAACATTAAATAATTTATCAGAAGCTTCTGTATTGCTACCTATTGCAGAAGCAACTTTAGAACATGTGCTTGTAAATACAATTGATAAGGTTTAG
- a CDS encoding Rieske (2Fe-2S) protein produces the protein MSFFRVCLLSELSDSKPKKFEIDGIEMLFVKSISQFGKVWAFDNNCNHADKPLENGRWNAEKAEITCPFHKAIFSIKDGGAVQAPPACVPLSVYETEIREENSIHVVFVKLD, from the coding sequence ATGTCCTTTTTTAGAGTTTGTTTGCTTAGTGAATTATCGGATTCTAAACCAAAAAAATTTGAAATTGATGGCATTGAGATGTTATTTGTCAAATCTATTTCTCAATTTGGTAAAGTTTGGGCTTTTGATAATAATTGTAACCATGCTGATAAGCCATTAGAAAATGGAAGATGGAATGCTGAAAAAGCTGAAATAACCTGTCCATTTCATAAAGCAATTTTTTCAATCAAAGATGGGGGAGCAGTTCAGGCTCCCCCAGCCTGTGTTCCTTTATCCGTTTACGAAACAGAAATAAGAGAAGAAAATTCTATCCATGTTGTTTTTGTAAAATTAGATTAA
- a CDS encoding YajQ family cyclic di-GMP-binding protein, giving the protein MPSFDIVSEVSIQEVDNAVNQAQKELASRYDFKGKKYELVLDKQKAEMKLTADSESHVIAMADIVNSKLLKRGIDLVSLDVDKIKPVGGMQLSQSIKIKQGIETDIAKKITKAIKDAKLKVDTQIQDKQIRVSGKKIDDLQLVIAMLKEKQQEFKIPMQFVNMKS; this is encoded by the coding sequence ATGCCTAGCTTTGATATTGTTTCAGAAGTTAGTATCCAAGAAGTAGATAATGCAGTGAATCAAGCACAAAAAGAATTAGCATCTCGCTATGATTTTAAAGGCAAAAAGTATGAATTGGTTTTGGATAAGCAAAAAGCTGAAATGAAATTAACAGCAGACTCCGAATCACATGTAATTGCAATGGCAGATATTGTAAATTCAAAGTTACTTAAACGTGGAATAGATTTAGTTTCTTTAGATGTCGATAAAATAAAACCTGTTGGTGGAATGCAATTGTCTCAAAGTATTAAAATAAAACAAGGAATTGAGACAGATATTGCAAAAAAAATAACTAAAGCAATTAAAGATGCAAAATTAAAAGTTGATACCCAAATTCAAGATAAACAAATTCGTGTTTCTGGAAAAAAAATTGATGATTTACAACTTGTAATTGCAATGTTAAAAGAAAAACAACAAGAATTCAAAATCCCAATGCAATTTGTTAATATGAAAAGTTAA
- the kdpA gene encoding potassium-transporting ATPase subunit KdpA: MSYFDFEFFLFFLFLLILSSYFLGKYIYYVFQADFLFKKSLFGKLENTIFRFCKIDPKENMSWKKYSLVLVFFNVFLFFITFIILKSQENLPLNFLQAKNMSTELAVNTAISFVTNTNWQAYSAETEVSYLTQMLGLTPLNFLSAATGIAACVAILRGFTQFQLKGIGNFWYDLFKTVFYILLPISFIFAVFYISQGVIQNFLPPQEFITLEGIKQIIPQGPAASQVAITLLGTNGGGFFNANMAHPYLNPNALTNFVQILSIILIPSSLVFTFGKMSKNMKHAWTIWITMFIFFAVLTFIFNFLERSGNPLLFNSISNLNWEGKETRFGLFGSTLFSIVTTITSCGAVNSALSSLSPLAGGIALFNMLLGEIIFGGVGSGLYGMLLLIVITIFLSGLMIGRTPEYLGKKIDAKIIRIATIPIVGISIVLLISVSISLTSEVAKSAIGNPGVHGFTEIFYAITSTIQNNGSSFGSLNANTTYWNYLTSILMLIGRYLSVIPVLAIAGILIQSKKKENNLNPFPIVGGIFIILLSATILIVGALTYLPAFALGPVLEHLQIISHSNLIHGVK; this comes from the coding sequence ATGTCATATTTTGACTTTGAGTTTTTTCTTTTTTTTCTTTTTCTTTTAATTTTATCATCTTATTTTTTAGGAAAATATATTTATTATGTATTTCAAGCGGATTTTTTATTTAAAAAAAGTTTATTTGGTAAATTAGAAAATACTATTTTTCGATTTTGTAAAATTGATCCAAAAGAAAACATGTCTTGGAAGAAATACTCGTTAGTTTTAGTTTTTTTTAATGTTTTTCTTTTTTTTATTACCTTTATTATCTTAAAATCTCAAGAAAATCTACCTTTAAATTTTTTACAAGCAAAAAATATGTCAACAGAACTTGCAGTTAATACTGCAATTAGTTTTGTAACAAATACAAATTGGCAAGCTTATTCAGCTGAGACAGAAGTTAGTTACTTAACGCAAATGCTTGGTTTAACACCACTAAATTTTTTATCAGCAGCAACAGGAATTGCCGCGTGTGTTGCAATATTAAGGGGATTTACTCAATTTCAACTAAAAGGTATTGGTAATTTTTGGTATGATTTATTTAAAACGGTTTTTTATATTCTACTTCCAATTTCTTTTATCTTTGCTGTTTTTTATATTTCACAAGGAGTTATTCAAAATTTTTTACCACCACAAGAATTTATTACTTTAGAAGGTATTAAACAAATAATACCACAAGGTCCAGCAGCCTCTCAAGTCGCCATTACTTTACTTGGTACTAATGGTGGAGGTTTTTTTAATGCAAATATGGCTCATCCATATTTAAATCCAAATGCATTAACTAATTTTGTTCAAATTCTTTCAATCATTTTAATACCAAGCTCTCTTGTATTTACTTTTGGAAAAATGAGTAAAAATATGAAACATGCTTGGACAATTTGGATTACAATGTTTATTTTTTTCGCAGTTTTAACATTTATTTTTAATTTCTTAGAACGTTCTGGAAATCCTCTTTTATTTAATTCAATTTCAAATTTAAATTGGGAAGGGAAAGAAACTCGTTTTGGATTATTTGGTAGTACTTTGTTTAGCATAGTAACAACAATTACTTCGTGTGGAGCTGTTAATTCTGCCTTAAGTAGTTTGTCACCTTTAGCTGGTGGAATAGCATTATTTAATATGCTATTAGGTGAAATTATTTTTGGTGGCGTTGGTTCTGGTCTCTATGGAATGTTACTTTTAATAGTGATTACAATATTTCTGTCAGGTTTAATGATAGGAAGAACACCAGAATATTTAGGAAAAAAAATAGACGCAAAAATCATTAGAATTGCCACAATACCAATAGTAGGTATTAGTATAGTTTTATTAATTTCTGTTTCTATTTCATTGACATCTGAAGTAGCAAAATCTGCAATAGGGAATCCTGGTGTCCATGGTTTTACTGAAATATTTTATGCTATAACATCCACAATACAGAATAATGGAAGTTCTTTTGGTTCATTAAATGCAAATACTACTTATTGGAACTATTTAACATCTATATTAATGCTTATTGGGCGTTATTTAAGTGTAATTCCTGTTTTAGCGATTGCCGGAATACTAATTCAATCTAAAAAGAAAGAAAATAATTTAAATCCTTTTCCAATAGTTGGTGGAATATTTATTATATTGCTTTCAGCAACTATTTTAATTGTGGGAGCTCTTACTTATTTACCTGCTTTTGCCTTAGGTCCAGTATTAGAACATTTGCAAATAATTTCACATTCAAATTTAATACATGGAGTGAAGTGA